A genomic region of Ignavibacteriota bacterium contains the following coding sequences:
- a CDS encoding DUF4173 domain-containing protein, whose product MTYRPPAVQYLLLAALILAIAGDMLLRVEPWGLNVPILTLLLFAGIGTLSHLLHDPLPIEAWLIAGLGLLTGICFSWRDAPNLMGFNFLAVIASIHLVTARKHARELPHMTFLDHLFHVFAQVVHLSVGPIFLLLRDLRAGTTEGAQRRSRGRQVWIGIALAVPALLLFGSLLTSADATFEYLITDFFRIDVWTIVGHAALIAFLSWIGGGWLRGRFLATETASLPVIFPKKLSLGVTELAILLGSLDLLFGLFVALQIPHFFGGHEAILGTPSLTYAEYARRGFFELIAVAALGLPLLLLADWLFHGENAREQRLVRGLSVAMVALLGVMLASAMHRLSLYVEAYGLTVARVSAAAILIWITLALVLFCVTVFRGKRGLLPFAIILSGYAVLLGLNTVNPEALVARVNMGRMAADGKFDPKYTFRLGADAVPVMLDAIPVMTPEHRSDLATRLLGSYAGVDTAKDFRSWNAGRATATSLVRTREAELRSYILPHDTAATPSRQGDGRH is encoded by the coding sequence ATGACATACCGTCCTCCGGCAGTACAGTACCTCCTCCTTGCAGCTCTGATCCTGGCGATCGCCGGCGATATGCTTCTGAGAGTGGAACCATGGGGGCTCAACGTTCCGATCCTCACCCTCCTCCTCTTCGCAGGTATCGGTACCCTCAGCCACCTCCTGCATGACCCGTTGCCGATCGAAGCCTGGCTCATCGCCGGCCTGGGCCTGCTCACGGGGATCTGCTTTTCGTGGCGCGACGCCCCGAACCTCATGGGATTCAACTTCCTGGCCGTCATCGCCTCCATTCATCTGGTCACCGCCCGCAAGCACGCACGGGAACTCCCGCACATGACGTTCCTCGACCATCTCTTCCATGTCTTCGCTCAGGTGGTCCACCTTTCCGTGGGACCCATCTTTCTCCTTCTCCGCGATCTCCGCGCCGGAACCACCGAAGGCGCACAGCGACGCTCGCGCGGCCGCCAGGTGTGGATCGGGATCGCTCTCGCCGTCCCCGCCCTGCTCCTGTTCGGATCACTGCTCACCTCCGCCGATGCGACGTTCGAGTACCTGATCACCGACTTCTTCCGGATCGATGTCTGGACCATCGTCGGCCACGCTGCCCTGATCGCTTTCCTGAGCTGGATCGGGGGAGGTTGGTTGCGCGGGCGCTTCCTCGCAACAGAAACCGCCTCCCTCCCGGTCATCTTCCCGAAAAAACTCTCCCTCGGAGTGACGGAACTGGCGATCCTCCTCGGCTCCCTCGATCTGCTGTTCGGACTCTTCGTCGCACTGCAGATCCCCCACTTCTTCGGCGGGCATGAGGCGATCCTCGGCACCCCCTCGCTGACCTATGCCGAATATGCCCGCCGGGGTTTCTTCGAGCTCATCGCGGTCGCTGCACTGGGGCTTCCGCTCCTCCTGCTTGCCGACTGGTTGTTCCACGGTGAGAACGCACGCGAACAGCGGCTCGTTCGGGGACTCTCCGTCGCGATGGTCGCACTCCTCGGCGTGATGCTGGCGTCCGCGATGCACCGGCTCTCCCTCTACGTGGAAGCCTATGGTCTTACGGTCGCCCGCGTGAGCGCCGCCGCGATCCTCATCTGGATCACTCTCGCCCTTGTCCTCTTCTGCGTGACGGTCTTCCGGGGGAAGCGGGGCCTTCTTCCGTTCGCGATCATCCTGTCTGGATACGCCGTCCTGCTGGGATTGAACACCGTGAACCCCGAAGCCCTCGTCGCCCGCGTGAACATGGGGCGCATGGCCGCCGACGGCAAGTTCGACCCGAAGTACACGTTCCGACTCGGCGCCGATGCGGTACCGGTGATGCTCGACGCCATCCCGGTGATGACGCCAGAGCACCGGAGCGATCTGGCCACGCGGCTTCTCGGATCATACGCCGGAGTGGACACGGCGAAGGACTTCCGGAGCTGGAACGCTGGACGGGCGACAGCCACTTCACTCGTGCGCACACGTGAGGCGGAGTTGCGGAGCTACATCCTCCCCCACGACACCGCTGCCACCCCCTCCCGACAGGGCGACGGTCGTCACTAA
- a CDS encoding transcriptional regulator has translation MVLLPPVDAQTRGTRAWSGDAATRACPCRTHRRRCDHDPPHVLPRPPVARHPVHAPVLRSRPLQRGLIHVRGGEDGGGDPDPSWPGRRTCPRVRAPLLGSRIRRGPYHLRGPVLPEVPSVSPLIDKLNPVFENRIRLGIMSVLVVDDPKEFTTLRSLLGVTDGNLASHLKVLEEHRFVKVKKEFVGRKPQTTYTVTDAGRKAFTGHLEGLESVIRSAR, from the coding sequence ATGGTTCTTCTCCCACCGGTTGATGCGCAAACACGCGGAACCCGTGCATGGTCCGGTGATGCGGCAACTCGTGCTTGCCCTTGCCGTACCCATCGTCGTCGGTGCGATCATGACCCTCCTCATGTTCTACCACGGCCCCCTGTGGCCCGTCATCCCGTCCATGCTCCTGTTCTACGGTCTCGCCCTCTTCAGCGCGGGCTCATTCACGTTCGGGGAGGTGAGGACGGTGGGGGTGATCCAGATCCTTCTTGGCCTGGTCGCCGCACTTGTCCCCGAGTACGGGCTCCTCTTCTGGGCAGCCGGATTCGGCGGGGTCCATATCATCTACGGGGTCCTGTTCTTCCGGAAGTACCGTCAGTGAGCCCGCTCATCGACAAACTCAACCCCGTCTTCGAGAACCGGATCAGGCTCGGGATCATGTCGGTCCTGGTCGTCGACGACCCGAAGGAATTCACCACCCTCCGGTCGCTGTTGGGCGTCACCGACGGTAACCTCGCCAGCCACCTGAAGGTCCTCGAAGAGCACCGCTTCGTGAAGGTGAAGAAGGAGTTCGTTGGCCGGAAGCCCCAGACCACCTACACCGTGACCGACGCGGGCCGCAAAGCGTTCACGGGGCATCTGGAAGGACTGGAAAGCGTGATACGCAGCGCCCGGTGA
- a CDS encoding T9SS type A sorting domain-containing protein: MYGTSTGASQATYAAIAGYLAAGWTRQWDNVGMVPYAINPGATQTVSYDDTVSVRLKCEYSRTKATGGVMIWAIGQDLITGTQPLLATVGLTMKPATTVPRTDGAAMPSAFSLEQNFPNPFNPSTVVRYHVPRAGTVRLAVYDALGREVALLAGSHHAPGTYEVRFSAAGLASGVYVCRLTSESAMRSVPMLLVR; this comes from the coding sequence ATGTATGGGACAAGTACGGGAGCGAGTCAGGCCACCTATGCGGCGATCGCGGGCTACCTCGCCGCTGGTTGGACGCGACAGTGGGACAATGTGGGGATGGTGCCGTACGCGATCAATCCGGGAGCAACGCAGACGGTCAGCTACGACGACACCGTCTCTGTCCGGCTCAAGTGCGAATATTCCCGCACAAAGGCAACAGGGGGCGTCATGATCTGGGCGATCGGACAGGACCTGATCACCGGAACCCAGCCATTGCTCGCAACGGTCGGCCTCACGATGAAACCAGCGACAACGGTACCACGTACCGATGGCGCCGCCATGCCATCCGCATTCTCGCTCGAACAGAACTTCCCCAATCCCTTCAACCCCTCCACGGTGGTGCGGTATCATGTCCCGCGGGCCGGCACCGTTCGCCTTGCCGTCTACGATGCCCTCGGACGCGAGGTCGCGCTCCTGGCCGGGAGCCATCATGCACCGGGCACCTATGAAGTACGCTTCTCTGCGGCGGGGTTGGCAAGCGGCGTGTACGTGTGCCGGCTTACGAGCGAATCCGCAATGCGGTCCGTCCCGATGCTCCTGGTACGTTGA
- a CDS encoding radical SAM protein: MKRLRVGVIDLASKGPTTALWARVMNANLSSIMPQVIGVWCQRAGHDVTMLCYTGFEDLTSELPEDLDLLFIGSFTEAALLAYAISARFRARGVVTVLGGPHARCYPQDAQKYFDYVLGFTDEQVINDVLRDCSHHAPLGVRLSAPQQPAALPGVRERWEFIQSTLRKAPLIKMVPMLASVGCPYTCPFCIDSVVPYQLFDPDVLKEDLGFLLTKFKRPLVGWHDPNFGVRFDDLMSAIEEAVPPGRIDFIAESSLSLLSEPHLQRMQRNGFKALLPGIESWFDLGDKSRTGAAHGEAKVLRIAEHVNMILRYIPYVQTNFVLGLDSDRGPEPFELTKRFIDLTPGAFPGYSLLTAFGEAAPINLQYQIDDRLIGFPFHFLDNNHAMNMRPKHYAWPEFYERVIDLTEHTFSRRAILRRIGATKAFIPRWLNVVRAVSSEGYGRLRFYRKVRDRLLGDRGFRAFFEQESNVLPSFYTDLIRGDLGPMWDSLPPGAVYHDPYAFRNSRTDRAEVTVRASAAGSG, encoded by the coding sequence ATGAAACGACTGCGTGTCGGCGTCATTGACCTGGCAAGCAAGGGGCCCACGACGGCGTTATGGGCACGCGTCATGAACGCCAATCTCTCGAGCATCATGCCCCAGGTGATCGGCGTATGGTGTCAGAGGGCAGGACACGACGTCACGATGTTGTGTTATACAGGATTCGAGGACCTGACTTCAGAGCTGCCGGAGGATCTCGATCTCCTCTTCATCGGGTCGTTCACGGAAGCTGCTCTGCTCGCGTATGCGATCAGTGCCCGGTTCCGCGCCCGGGGTGTGGTGACGGTCCTCGGAGGGCCCCACGCCCGGTGCTATCCGCAGGACGCACAGAAGTACTTCGACTATGTGCTGGGGTTCACGGATGAGCAGGTCATCAACGATGTGTTGCGCGACTGCTCGCACCACGCTCCGTTGGGGGTCCGGCTTTCTGCGCCCCAGCAGCCGGCCGCACTCCCCGGGGTACGCGAACGGTGGGAGTTCATCCAGAGCACTCTCCGGAAAGCACCTCTCATCAAGATGGTGCCGATGCTCGCCAGTGTCGGCTGTCCGTACACCTGTCCCTTCTGCATCGACTCAGTCGTGCCGTACCAGCTGTTCGATCCTGACGTCCTGAAGGAGGACCTCGGCTTTCTTCTTACGAAATTCAAGCGGCCTTTGGTCGGGTGGCACGACCCGAATTTCGGCGTACGCTTCGACGACCTGATGAGTGCCATCGAAGAAGCCGTTCCGCCCGGGCGCATCGACTTCATCGCCGAAAGCAGTCTGTCCTTGCTCTCCGAGCCGCACCTCCAGCGGATGCAACGCAATGGGTTCAAGGCCCTGCTCCCCGGCATTGAATCCTGGTTCGATCTCGGCGACAAATCGAGGACGGGCGCGGCCCATGGCGAGGCGAAGGTCCTCCGTATCGCCGAGCATGTCAATATGATCCTGCGGTACATCCCGTACGTGCAAACGAACTTCGTGCTCGGTCTGGACAGCGACAGGGGGCCCGAGCCGTTCGAACTGACCAAGCGGTTCATCGATCTGACGCCCGGGGCATTCCCCGGCTACTCGCTCCTGACGGCGTTCGGTGAAGCGGCGCCGATCAATCTGCAGTATCAGATCGACGACCGGCTCATCGGCTTCCCCTTCCATTTCCTGGACAACAATCACGCGATGAACATGAGACCGAAACACTACGCCTGGCCGGAGTTCTACGAACGCGTCATCGACCTGACGGAACACACGTTCTCGCGCCGTGCCATCCTCCGCCGCATCGGAGCAACGAAGGCGTTCATTCCACGCTGGCTGAACGTCGTCCGGGCTGTCTCCTCTGAGGGGTATGGCAGGCTCCGGTTCTATCGAAAGGTACGCGACCGTCTTCTCGGGGATCGCGGATTCCGGGCGTTCTTCGAGCAGGAGTCGAACGTTCTGCCGTCCTTCTATACCGATCTGATCCGCGGGGACCTTGGCCCGATGTGGGATTCACTTCCTCCGGGTGCCGTCTACCATGACCCGTATGCCTTCAGGAATTCGCGGACGGATCGGGCAGAAGTGACCGTCCGCGCGAGTGCGGCAGGGAGTGGGTGA
- the mntR gene encoding manganese-binding transcriptional regulator MntR produces MASGTRERRTVAGRSRSGNSLAQNLAHTRRQHAREIAEDYAEAIAELIAQNGEARVMDLAGRLGGTHVTVNRTITRLRKAGLVASQPHRGVVLTRQGQRLAEASKNRHDTVLNFLLSLGIPKRVAGIDAEGIEHHVSPQTLAAFRAALQKGTS; encoded by the coding sequence ATGGCATCAGGAACACGAGAACGCAGAACAGTTGCAGGCCGTTCGAGGAGTGGCAATTCGCTGGCACAGAATCTCGCACATACGCGGCGCCAGCACGCGCGGGAGATCGCAGAGGACTATGCCGAGGCCATCGCCGAGCTGATCGCACAGAACGGAGAGGCCCGCGTCATGGACCTCGCGGGTCGGCTCGGGGGGACCCACGTGACGGTCAACAGGACCATCACCCGGCTGCGGAAGGCAGGTCTGGTGGCCTCTCAGCCACACCGCGGCGTGGTGCTCACCCGCCAGGGACAGCGTCTCGCAGAAGCATCGAAGAACAGGCACGACACCGTGCTGAACTTTCTCCTGTCTCTGGGGATCCCGAAGCGCGTGGCCGGGATCGATGCGGAAGGGATCGAACATCACGTCAGTCCGCAGACTCTCGCAGCATTCAGGGCGGCATTGCAGAAAGGCACATCGTGA
- a CDS encoding TonB-dependent receptor translates to MRSIAIALLVCISIPLEASTLTGRVRDARTGERIIGANVHLEGTLIGTVTDTTGNFMLKDVPSGPARLRAGYIGYANFARDLYIGVEPVSLEIRLEPESIEFGPVVVTGTRTEKLRTEVPVMVSILDAGTLVSTNAKTLLDGLGYQSGVRVEIDCQTCNYSQVRLNGLGGAYSQILINSRPIFSALNGLYGLEQIPTGMVERIEVIRGGASALYGASAVGGTINIITREPKVNAYAVSFDNAWIGGRTPDQTFSLNTSIVDPDQRNGMTVFGTFRKRGGFDSNADGYTEAPELANNSFGLTSFLKSGDHTRLTFDAHSLYEERRGGNTLDLPPHEADQAEQRTHSVLGGGITLTHTIPSLLSTFSVYLSGLHTGRKHYTGVDHADAYGTTENLTVVYGSQFSRSHKGFLGWGENTITVGLEGQYDDIADRIPGYRYQLVEATRQFGVLLQTDWKIDEQWTVLFGLRGDHHSLLDRLLMHPRLNVMFDITRFLQWRGSYSTGFRAPQAFDADLHIAFAGGGVSMVRISPGLKEETSRSVSTSLDFNLPSPHVIWGFTLEGFQTVLNDAFVLEDGGADPTDPVNSILVRKNGGKATVTGATLEVRANFDDVFEATAGATIQSSAYDRPVFWSDEAPGSTRFLKSPGLYGFGVVDIRPGDRFTISLSGLFTGRMYVPHLAGAPGVLTDALVHTPSMAELGAKLSYTFKPANMAGAWEVTAGVQNVLDAYQADFDTGPYRDSNYIYGPARPRTYSIGVRLLY, encoded by the coding sequence TTGCGCTCGATCGCGATCGCGCTGCTTGTGTGCATATCCATCCCGCTCGAGGCATCGACCCTGACAGGGCGCGTTCGTGATGCGCGCACGGGTGAGCGTATCATCGGGGCGAATGTCCATCTCGAGGGGACACTGATCGGGACCGTGACGGATACGACCGGGAACTTCATGCTGAAGGACGTTCCCTCCGGCCCGGCCAGGCTTCGTGCTGGCTACATCGGCTACGCGAACTTTGCCCGGGATCTGTATATCGGTGTGGAACCTGTTTCCCTCGAGATCCGGTTAGAGCCCGAGTCTATCGAGTTTGGTCCTGTCGTGGTAACCGGGACACGGACGGAGAAACTCCGCACCGAAGTGCCGGTGATGGTGAGCATCCTCGATGCGGGAACATTGGTGTCAACGAATGCGAAGACCCTGCTTGACGGGCTCGGGTACCAGAGCGGCGTAAGGGTAGAGATCGATTGCCAAACCTGCAACTACTCGCAGGTCCGCTTGAACGGCCTCGGCGGTGCGTATTCGCAGATCCTCATCAATAGCAGGCCGATCTTCAGCGCGTTGAACGGCCTGTACGGACTCGAGCAGATCCCGACGGGCATGGTGGAGCGGATCGAGGTCATCCGGGGCGGGGCATCGGCACTGTACGGGGCCAGTGCCGTCGGGGGCACGATCAATATCATCACCCGCGAACCCAAGGTGAATGCCTACGCTGTCAGCTTTGACAATGCCTGGATCGGAGGGAGGACACCCGACCAGACGTTCTCTCTCAATACCTCCATCGTGGATCCGGATCAGAGGAACGGCATGACCGTCTTTGGCACCTTCCGGAAGCGGGGGGGATTTGACTCGAACGCAGACGGTTATACTGAGGCTCCCGAGCTTGCGAACAACTCATTCGGCCTGACCTCCTTCCTGAAGTCCGGGGACCATACCCGCCTCACCTTCGACGCGCACAGTCTGTATGAAGAACGGCGCGGCGGCAACACCCTCGACCTTCCCCCACACGAAGCGGATCAGGCGGAACAACGGACGCATAGCGTGCTGGGAGGAGGCATCACGCTGACGCATACGATCCCGTCACTCCTGAGTACCTTCTCGGTCTATCTTTCCGGTCTGCATACCGGACGCAAACATTACACGGGCGTTGATCACGCCGATGCCTACGGGACAACGGAGAATCTTACGGTCGTGTACGGCTCTCAGTTCAGCCGCTCTCACAAGGGCTTTCTCGGGTGGGGGGAGAACACGATCACGGTAGGGCTTGAAGGTCAGTATGATGATATCGCGGACCGGATCCCCGGATACCGCTACCAGCTTGTTGAAGCGACACGACAATTCGGTGTGCTGCTCCAAACGGACTGGAAGATCGATGAGCAATGGACCGTCTTGTTCGGTCTCCGGGGCGACCACCACAGTCTCCTGGACCGTCTGCTCATGCATCCGCGGTTGAACGTCATGTTCGACATCACCCGGTTCCTGCAATGGCGGGGTTCGTACTCCACGGGGTTTCGTGCGCCCCAGGCATTCGATGCTGACCTTCATATAGCGTTTGCAGGTGGCGGGGTGTCGATGGTCCGCATCTCTCCGGGACTGAAAGAAGAAACCTCACGCAGCGTGAGCACATCTCTCGATTTCAATCTTCCGTCGCCGCATGTGATCTGGGGGTTCACCCTCGAGGGGTTCCAGACGGTACTGAACGATGCGTTCGTGCTGGAAGACGGCGGTGCCGATCCCACCGATCCCGTGAACTCCATCCTGGTCCGGAAGAATGGTGGAAAGGCCACCGTGACAGGCGCGACCCTGGAGGTCCGGGCGAACTTCGATGATGTCTTCGAGGCCACGGCGGGCGCGACGATCCAGTCGAGCGCGTACGACCGACCCGTCTTCTGGTCGGACGAGGCTCCGGGAAGTACACGATTCCTTAAGTCTCCCGGGCTCTACGGATTCGGTGTCGTCGACATCCGCCCGGGTGACCGGTTCACGATCTCCCTGAGCGGGCTCTTCACGGGACGGATGTACGTTCCACATCTGGCCGGGGCCCCGGGTGTTCTGACCGATGCTCTGGTCCACACGCCGTCCATGGCCGAGCTGGGTGCGAAGTTGTCCTACACATTCAAGCCGGCAAATATGGCGGGTGCATGGGAAGTGACCGCGGGGGTTCAGAACGTCCTGGATGCCTATCAGGCGGACTTCGACACGGGGCCGTACAGGGATTCGAATTATATCTACGGACCAGCCCGGCCTCGAACCTACTCCATAGGGGTGCGGCTCCTCTATTGA
- the katG gene encoding catalase/peroxidase HPI — MSNEGKCPVTGGSHTTGGGSKNQHWWPNQLNLDILHQRSPLSDPMEPDFDYRSEFGSLDLAAVKNDLRALMTDSQPWWPADFGHYGPLFVRMAWHSAGTYRTGDGRGGGGNGSQRFAPLNSWPDNVNLDKARRLLWPIKQKYGRKISWADLMILAGNVALESMGFKTFGFGGGREDIWEPEKDIYWGAEVRWLDDKRYSGDRALEDPLAAVQMGLIYVNPEGPNGIPDPVAAARDIRETFARMAMNDEETVALIAGGHTFGKTHGAADAKHVGAEPEAAGIEEQGLGWHSSFGTGKGGDTITSGIEVTWTTTPTKWSTNFFWNLFGYEWELTKSPAGAHQWKPKGAAGAGTVPDAHDPSKRLAPSMLTTDLSLRFDPAYEKISRRFMENPDQFADAFARAWFKLTHRDMGPRARYLGPEVPAEDLIWQDPIPVVDHALIDARDIATLKGRILASGLSVAELVSTAWASASTFRGSDMRGGANGARLRLAPQKDWPVNQPSRLAKILKTLEEIRSAFNSAQADGKKVSLADLIVLGGCAGIEQAATIAGHEVTVPFSPGRMDASQEQTDAASFAVLEPIADGFRNYQKARYAVSSEELLIDRAQLLTLTAPEMTVLIGGMRVLETNVGASRHGIFTTRPGTLTNDFFVNLLDMHTEWKPVANEPDVFEGRERATGKVKWTGTRVDLVFGSNSQLRALAEVYACADAPKKFIGDFVAAWTKVMNLDRFDLR; from the coding sequence ATGAGTAACGAAGGGAAATGTCCGGTAACGGGTGGATCACACACGACCGGGGGCGGCTCAAAGAACCAGCACTGGTGGCCGAACCAGTTGAACCTGGATATCCTGCACCAGCGATCGCCGTTATCCGATCCCATGGAGCCGGACTTCGACTACCGCTCGGAATTCGGGAGCCTCGACCTGGCGGCCGTCAAAAACGACCTCCGCGCCCTGATGACGGATTCACAACCCTGGTGGCCCGCGGATTTCGGTCACTACGGACCGCTGTTCGTCCGCATGGCATGGCACAGCGCCGGCACCTACCGTACCGGTGATGGCCGCGGCGGCGGTGGCAATGGCAGCCAGCGTTTCGCGCCGCTGAACAGCTGGCCCGACAATGTGAACCTCGACAAGGCCCGCCGTCTGCTGTGGCCTATCAAGCAGAAGTACGGGAGGAAGATCTCCTGGGCAGATCTGATGATCCTTGCCGGCAATGTTGCCCTCGAATCCATGGGCTTCAAGACCTTTGGCTTCGGAGGCGGACGGGAGGACATCTGGGAACCCGAAAAGGACATTTACTGGGGGGCCGAGGTGCGATGGCTCGACGACAAACGGTACTCCGGGGATCGCGCGCTCGAAGATCCCCTTGCTGCCGTACAGATGGGACTCATCTACGTCAACCCCGAAGGACCGAACGGCATTCCCGATCCCGTCGCCGCTGCGCGCGACATCCGCGAGACCTTCGCCCGCATGGCAATGAACGACGAAGAGACCGTGGCGCTCATCGCCGGTGGTCACACCTTCGGCAAGACCCATGGAGCGGCCGACGCGAAACACGTGGGTGCCGAGCCTGAAGCAGCCGGTATCGAAGAGCAGGGCCTCGGGTGGCACAGCAGCTTCGGCACGGGGAAAGGCGGCGACACGATCACGAGCGGCATTGAAGTGACGTGGACCACCACCCCCACGAAGTGGAGCACCAATTTCTTCTGGAACCTGTTCGGCTATGAATGGGAGCTGACAAAGAGCCCGGCCGGTGCTCACCAGTGGAAACCGAAAGGCGCTGCCGGCGCAGGTACGGTGCCGGATGCCCACGACCCATCGAAACGCCTTGCCCCTTCCATGCTGACCACGGACCTCTCTCTGCGATTTGACCCCGCCTACGAGAAGATCTCGCGGCGCTTCATGGAGAACCCGGACCAGTTCGCCGACGCCTTTGCCCGGGCCTGGTTCAAGCTCACCCATCGCGATATGGGACCACGGGCCCGTTACCTCGGACCCGAGGTGCCGGCGGAGGACCTCATCTGGCAGGATCCCATCCCCGTCGTCGATCATGCGCTGATCGATGCCAGGGACATCGCCACACTCAAAGGCAGGATCCTGGCATCCGGTCTGTCGGTCGCGGAACTCGTTTCGACAGCATGGGCATCCGCCTCCACGTTCCGGGGTTCCGACATGCGTGGCGGCGCCAACGGTGCCCGTCTCCGCCTCGCCCCGCAGAAGGACTGGCCGGTGAACCAGCCATCGCGTCTTGCGAAGATCCTCAAGACCCTCGAGGAGATCAGGAGTGCCTTCAACAGCGCTCAGGCAGATGGTAAAAAGGTCTCCCTTGCGGATCTGATCGTCCTCGGTGGCTGTGCAGGAATCGAACAGGCGGCAACGATCGCGGGCCACGAGGTGACCGTCCCCTTCTCCCCGGGCCGCATGGATGCTTCGCAGGAACAGACCGACGCGGCCTCCTTCGCCGTCCTCGAACCCATCGCCGATGGCTTCCGCAACTACCAGAAGGCACGGTATGCCGTGTCATCTGAAGAATTGCTGATCGATCGGGCACAGCTGCTGACGCTGACCGCGCCGGAGATGACCGTGCTCATCGGCGGCATGCGCGTGCTGGAAACCAATGTGGGAGCAAGCCGTCACGGCATCTTCACCACGAGGCCCGGGACGCTCACCAACGATTTCTTCGTGAACCTGCTCGATATGCACACGGAGTGGAAGCCCGTCGCGAACGAGCCGGATGTGTTCGAAGGGCGCGAGCGTGCGACAGGAAAGGTGAAGTGGACCGGCACGCGTGTCGACCTCGTCTTCGGGTCGAACTCTCAGTTGCGCGCACTCGCGGAGGTGTACGCATGCGCGGATGCTCCGAAGAAGTTCATCGGCGACTTCGTTGCAGCTTGGACCAAGGTCATGAACCTCGACCGTTTCGATCTCCGCTGA
- a CDS encoding transcriptional repressor, with protein MTGTKLESRIQAFVEQCKAARMKVTPQRLLIFRALVRDHSHPSPDKIFRSIKRSHPTISHATVYTTLEAFARHGIIARLTPLHDTVRFDPMTEPHHHLVCVRCKEVTNIHEPDFDALPIPEQVRRHNTVLGHSVFVNVICPACRKAARAR; from the coding sequence GTGACAGGTACAAAACTGGAATCCAGGATCCAAGCATTTGTCGAGCAGTGCAAAGCTGCCCGGATGAAGGTCACGCCGCAGCGCTTGCTCATCTTCCGGGCCCTCGTGCGCGACCATTCCCATCCGAGTCCGGACAAGATCTTTCGGAGCATCAAGCGTTCGCACCCGACGATCTCCCATGCCACCGTGTACACGACGCTGGAGGCGTTCGCACGCCACGGCATCATTGCCCGCTTGACCCCGCTCCATGACACCGTCCGGTTCGACCCGATGACGGAGCCCCATCACCATCTCGTCTGCGTGCGTTGTAAGGAAGTGACCAACATTCACGAACCGGACTTCGATGCCCTCCCGATCCCCGAGCAGGTGCGGCGCCACAACACGGTATTGGGCCACAGCGTCTTTGTGAATGTGATCTGCCCTGCCTGCCGGAAGGCCGCGCGCGCGCGGTGA